From Nematostella vectensis chromosome 14, jaNemVect1.1, whole genome shotgun sequence, a single genomic window includes:
- the LOC125559800 gene encoding uncharacterized protein LOC125559800: MHVDTPETLAPFHIYNRVGAKLPSGAVFTSPARNAVVYQQSLREYEVWILARIIGSKGTKQLVSAFGGLVSATGSKPARKSTVEYLTPIHQPFTEYAVIKELLQRSEDATKEVGQLYVLTTFDLGGCMKALPLIWRYPERYKYHIFLTGSFHTGMNHLGMLTGNKCRGSGYKEILIEAGLVTTGF; the protein is encoded by the coding sequence ATGCACGTAGATACCCCGGAGACCCTGGCACCATTCCATATCTACAACCGCGTAGGCGCCAAGCTTCCCAGCGGTGCTGTATTCACCTCGCCGGCTAGAAATGCAGTAGTGTACCAGCAGTCATTAAGGGAGTATGAAGTGTGGATTCTCGCCAGAATCATAGGAAGCAAGGGAACGAAGCAGCTTGTCTCGGCATTTGGAGGTCTTGTATCTGCTACAGGCTCCAAACCAGCAAGGAAATCCACAGTGGAGTACCTTACTCCGATCCACCAGCCCTTTACAGAGTATGCAGTTATCAAAGAGCTTTTACAACGTTCAGAAGATGCAACAAAAGAAGTAGGCCAGTTATATGTGCTCACTACTTTTGACCTTGGCGGATGCATGAAGGCCCTTCCGCTTATCTGGAGGTACCCAGAACGGTATAAGTACCACATCTTCCTCACCGGCTCGTTCCACACTGGCATGAACCACCTTGGCATGTTAACTGGGAACAAATGCAGGGGCTCGGGGTACAAAGAAATCCTCATAGAAGCCGGACTTGTGACAACGGGATTTTAG
- the LOC5509895 gene encoding acetyl-CoA acetyltransferase, cytosolic: MSNSYQERDVIIACAVRTPVGSHNGDLSSLKAHELGSIVVKEALCRASISPCDVSEVILGQVLTAGQGQGPARQAAMHAGIPACVPAYGVNMLCGSGLKAVALGYQAVAMGDSNIVVAGGQESMSQAPHCCHMRPALKFGDMTLIDTMLKDGLMDSFNNYHMGITAENVAKQWEVSREEQDNFALTSQQRTETAQKAGYFSDEIVTVSIKTRSGLTEVNSDQFPRHGCTIEGLRKLKPCFLFDGKGTVSAGNTSGLNDGAAVVVLMPYAEANARNVSPLARVVSWAQAGVDPSVMGTGPIPATRKALSKAGWKVEDVDLFELNEAFAAQSCAVIRELGLDPSKVNINGGAIALGHPIGASGCRILVTLLHNLRRTGKRRGVAALCVGGGMGVAVCVERL, translated from the exons ATGAGCAATTCTTACCAAGAGCGAGATGTAATTATCGCTTGTGCAGTGCGAACTCCCGTGGGTTCACACAACGGAGACCTCAGTTCGCTAAAAGCTCATGAACTCGGTTCGATTGTTGTGAAAGAGGCGCTTTGCCGGGCCTCTATCTCTCCTTGTGACGTGTCAGAGGTTATTCTCGGCCAAGTTTTGACGGCCG GACAAGGTCAAGGTCCTGCTCGCCAGGCTGCAATGCATGCTGGGATACCAGCCTGTGTTCCTGCATATGGAGTTAACATGCTGTGTGGATCAGGCCTTAAGGCTGTTGCCCTTGGTTACCAAGCTGTTGCCATGGGAGACTCTAATATTGTTGTAGCAGGTGGACAGGAGAGCATGAGTCAG GCTCCCCATTGTTGTCACATGCGACCTGCTCTGAAGTTTGGTGACATGACGCTGATAGACACAATGCTTAAGGATGGATTAATGGACTCGTTCAATAACTATCATATGGGAATTACAG CTGAAAATGTGGCGAAACAGTGGGAAGTCTCACGGGAGGAACAAGATAACTTTGCTCTGACGTCACAGCAACGCACTGAGACTGCGCAGAAAGCTGGATACTTCAGTGACGAGATTGTTACGGTTTCTATCAAGACGAGGTCTG GTCTTACTGAGGTCAACTCAGATCAGTTCCCACGCCATGGCTGTACAATCGAAGGTCTAAGGAAACTTAAACCTTGCTTTCTGTTTGATGGAAAGGGCACTGTTTCCGCGGGCAACACTTCCGGGCTCAACGACGGAGCAGCTGTAGTGGTGCTAATGCCATACGCAGAAGCAAATGCCAGAAACGTCAGTCCGCTTGCTAGAGTAGTATCATGGGCTCAAGCTGGCGTAGACCCCTCGGTTATGGGGACTGGGCCAATTCCTGCCACTAGAAAAGCT TTGTCTAAAGCTGGATGGAAAGTTGAAGACGTGGACCTTTTCGAGCTGAATGAGGCTTTTGCAGCACAGTCATGCGCAGTCATCAGAGAACTGGGACTAGACCCTTCTAAG GTGAACATTAACGGCGGCGCCATTGCTCTTGGTCATCCAATAGGAGCATCTGGTTGCCGCATACTCGTCACTTTGCTTCATAACCTTAGACGCACCGGCAAGCGAAGAGGCGTGGCTGCACTCTGCGTAGGCGGTGGAATGGGCGTGGCAGTGTGCGTGGAAAGATTGTAG